One Microcebus murinus isolate Inina chromosome 10, M.murinus_Inina_mat1.0, whole genome shotgun sequence DNA segment encodes these proteins:
- the TNS2 gene encoding tensin-2 isoform X3: MGWPGGSPCCCPAPPRPSPAGRPPQPRKAEPHSFREKIFRKKPPVCAVCKVTIDGTGVSCRVCKVATHRKCEAKVTSSCQALPPAELRRNTAPVRRIEHLGSTKSLNHTKQRSSLPRSFSLDPLMERRWDLDLTYVTERILAAAFPARPDEQRHRGHLRELAHVLQSKHRDKYLLFNLSEKRHDLTRLNPKVQDFGWPELHAPPLDKLCSICKAMETWLSADPQHVVVLYCKGSKGKLGVIVSAYMHYSKISAGADQALATLTMRKFCEDKVATELQPSQRRYISYFSGLLSGSIRMNSSPLFLHYVLVPMLPAFEPGTGFQPFLKIYQSMQLVYTSGVYHIAGPGPPQLCISLEPALLLKGDVMVTCYHKGGRGTDRTLVFRVQFHTCTIHGPRLTFPKDQLDEAWTDERFPFQASVEFVFSSSPEKVKGNTPRNDPSVSVDYNTTEPAVRWDSYENFNQHHEDSVDGSLTHTRGPLDGSPYAQVQRAPRQTPPAPSPEPPPPPMLSVSSDSGHSSTLTTEPAAESPGRPPPTAAERQELDRLLGGCGVATAGRGAGRETAILDDEEQPPMGGGPHLGVYPGHRPGLSRHCSCRQGYREPCGVPNGGYYRPEGTLERRRLAYGGYEGPPQGYAEASVEKRRLCRSLSEGPYPYVPEPMGKPANGDLSYRSPGYREVVILEDPTLPALCSCPACEEKLALPTAALYGLRLEREAGEGWVSEAGKPLLHPVRPGHPLPLLVPAYGHHHAPMPEYSCLKPPKAGEEGHEGCSYTMCPEGRYGHPGYPALVTYGCGGAVPSYYPAYGRVPHSCGSPGEGRGYPSPGAHSPRAGSISPGSPPYPQSRKLSYEIPAEEGGSRYPLPGHLASAGPLASAESPEPVTWREGPSGHSTLPRSPREAQCSASSELSGSSTPLHTSSPVQGKESTRRQDTRSPTLAPTQRLGPGEALPPVSQGGPGKAPELPARSGPEPPASGPCSPTSPPSSPNDWPQERSPGGRSDSASPQGPVPATLPGLRHAPWQGPRGPPDSPDGSPLTPVPTQVPWLVASPEPPQSSPTPAFPLAVAYDTNGPTQPPLPEKRHLPGPGQQPGPWSPEPASPPARGISHHVTFAPLLPDNAPQPPEPPMQESQSNVKFVQDTSKFWYKPHLSRDQAIALLKDKDPGAFLIRDSHSFQGAYGLALKVATPPPSAQPWKGDPLEQLVRHFLIETGPKGVKIKGCPSEPYFGSLSALVSQHSISPISLPCCLRIPSKDPLEETPEAPAPTNMSTAADLLRQGAACSVLYLTSVETESLTGPQAVARASSAALSCSPRPTAAIVHFKVSAQGITLTDNQRKLFFRRHYPVNSITFSSTDPQDRRWTNPDGTTSKIFGFVAKKPGSPWENVCHLFAELDPDQPAGAIVTFITKVLLGQRK, translated from the exons ATGGGCTGGCCCGGGGGCTCCCCCTGCTgctgccccgccccgccgcgccccaGCCCCGCCGGGCGCCCCCCGCAG CCTAGGAAAGCTGAGCCACATAGCTTCCGGGAGAAGATTTTCCGGAAGAAACCTCCAGTCTGTGCAGTGTGTAAGGTGACCATCGATGGGACAGGTGTCTCGTGCAGAG TCTGCAAGGTGGCGACACACAGAAAATGTGAAGCAAAG GTGACTTCATCCTGTCAGGCTTTGCCACCGGCGGAGCTG CGGCGAAACACCGCCCCAGTCAGGCGCATAGAGCACCTG GGATCCACCAAATCTCTGAACCACACAAAGCAGCGAAGCTCTCTGCCCAG GAGCTTCAGCCTGGACCCGCTCATGGAGCGGCGCTGGGACTTGGACCTCACCTACGTGACTGAGCGCATCCTCGCCGCCGCCTTCCCTGCGCGGCCCGATGAACAGCGACACCGGGGCCACCTGCGGGAGCTGGCCCACGTGCTGCAATCCAAACACCGTGACAAGTACCTG CTCTTCAACCTTTCCGAGAAAAGGCATGACCTGACCCGCCTAAATCCCAAG GTCCAGGACTTTGGCTGGCCTGAGCTGCATGCCCCGCCCCTGGACAAGCTGTGCTCCATCTGCAAAGCCATGGAGACGTGGCTCAGTGCTGATCCGCAGCATGTGGTGGTACTATACTGCAAG GGAAGCAAGGGCAAGCTTGGTGTCATCGTTTCTGCCTACATGCACTACAGCAAGATCTCTGCAGG GGCAGACCAAGCACTGGCTACTCTTACCATGCGGAAATTCTGTGAGGACAAGGTGGCCACAGAACTGCAGCCCTCCCAGCGCCG ATACATCAGCTATTTCAGTGGGCTGCTCTCCGGCTCCATCAGGATGAACAGCAGCCCTCTCTTCCTGCACTACGTGCTTGTGCCCATGCTGCCGGCCTTTGAACCCGGCACAG gcTTCCAGCCCTTCCTCAAAATCTATCAGTCCATGCAGCTCGTCTACACGTCTGGAGTCTA CCACATTGCAGGCCCTGGTCCCCCGCAGCTCTGTATCAGCCTGGAGCCAGCACTCCTCCTCAAAGGCGACGTCATG GTCACATGCTATCACAAGGGTGGCCGTGGCACAGACCGGACTCTCGTGTTCCGAGTCCAGTTCCACACATGCACCATCCATGGACCACGGCTCACCTTCCCCAAGGACCAGCTGGACGAGGCATGGACTG ATGAGAGGTTCCCCTTCCAAGCCTCGGTGGAGTTTGTCTTCTCCTCTAGCCCTGAGAAGGTCAAAG GTAACACTCCACGGAATGACCCCTCGGTCTCTGTTGACTACAACACCACGGAGCCTGCCGTGCGCTGGGACTCCTACGAGAACTTCAACCAGCACCATGAGGACAGTGTGGACG GCTCCCTGACCCACACCCGGGGCCCCCTGGATGGCAGTCCCTATGCCCAGGTGCAGCGGGCCCCCCGCCAGACCCCACCGGCGCCCTCCCCggagccacccccaccccccatgctctctgtcagcagcgaCTCTGGCCACTCCTCCACACTGACCACTGAGCCGGCTGCTGAGTCTCCTGGCCGGCCACCCCCTACGGCTGCTGAGCGGCAGGAGCTAGATCGCCTCCTGGGAGGCTGTGGGGTGGCCACTGCCGGCCGGGGAGCTGGGCGAGAGACAGCCATCTTAGACGACGAAGAGCAGCCCCCCATGGGCGGAGGCCCCCACCTCGGAGTGTACCCAGGCCACAGGCCTGGCCTTAGCCGCCACTGCTCCTGCCGCCAGGGCTACCGGGAGCCTTGTGGGGTCCCCAATGGGGGCTACTACCGGCCAGAAGGAACCCTGGAAAGGCGACGGCTGGCCTATGGTGGCTATGAGGGGCCCCCCCAGGGCTATGCCGAGGCCTCCGTGGAGAAGAGGCGCCTCTGCAGATCTCTGTCCGAGGGGCCGTACCCTTACGTCCCCGAGCCAATGGGGAAACCAGCCAACGGGGACTTAAGCTACCGTTCCCCAGGCTACCGAGAGGTGGTCATCCTGGAGGACCCCACGCTGCCTGCCTTATGCTCATGCCCGGCCTGTGAGGAGAAGCTGGCGCTGCCCACGGCAGCCCTGTATGGACTGCGGCTGGAGAGGGAGGCTGGCGAGGGCTGGGTGAGCGAGGCGGGCAAGCCTCTCCTGCACCCAGTGCGGCCCGGGCACCCGCTGCCGCTGCTCGTGCCTGCCTATGGGCATCACCATGCCCCGATGCCTGAGTACAGCTGCCTGAAGCCACCCAAGGCAGGCGAGGAAGGGCACGAGGGCTGCTCCTACACCATGTGCCCCGAGGGCAGGTATGGGCATCCAGGCTACCCTGCCCTGGTGACATATGGCTGTGGAGGAGCAGTTCCCAGTTACTACCCAGCATATGGCCGAGTGCCTCACAGCTGCGGCTCTCCAGGCGAGGGCAGAGGGTATCCCAGCCCTGGTGCCCACTCCCCACGGGCTGGCTCCATTTCCCCGGGAAGCCCACCCTACCCGCAATCCAGGAAGCTGAGCTACGAGATCCCtgcggaggagggagggagcaggtaCCCTCTGCCTGGGCACCTGGCCTCAGCAGGACCGTTGGCCTCTGCAG AGTCACCTGAGCCAGTGACCTGGAGGGAGGGCCCCAGTGGGCACAGCACGCTGCCTCGGTCTCCCCGAGAAGCCCAGTGCAGTGCCTCTTCAGAGTTGTCTGGTTCCTCCACACCCCTGCACACCAGCAGCCCGGTCCAGGGCAAGGAGAG CACCAGACGACAGGACACCAGGTCCCCCACATTGGCACCCACTCAGAGACTGGGTCCTGGTGAGGCCTTGCCCCCTGTTTCCCAGGGAGGCCCTGGAAAGGCTCCTGAGCTACCAGCGAGAAGTGGGCCTGAGCCCCCAGCTTCCGGCCCCTGCTCCCCGACCTCCCCTCCCAGCTCACCCAATGACTGGCCTCAGGAACGGAGCCCAGGGGGCCGCTCAGACAGTGCCAGTCCCCAGGGCCCTGTGCCTGCCACTCTTCCTGGTCTCCGCCATGCCCCCTGGCAGGGCCCTCGAGGCCCCCCAGACAGCCCAGATGGGTCCCCCCTCACGCCTGTGCCTACCCAGGTGCCCTGGCTTGTGGCCAGCCCAGAGCCACCTCAGAGCTCACCAACACCCGCCTTCCCCCTGGCTGTGGCCTATGACACCAATGGCCCCACACAGCCTCCACTTCCTGAGAAACGCCACCTACCGGGGCCTGGGCAACAGCCAGGACCCTGGAGCCCAGAGCCGGCAtcaccaccagccagaggcatcagTCACCATGTCACCTTCGCACCTCTGCTCCCAGATAAtgctccccaacccccag AGCCTCCCATGCAAGAGAGCCAAAGCAATGTCAAGTTTGTCCAAGATACATCCAAGTTCTGGTACAAGCCACACTTGTCACGCGACCAAG CCATTGCCCTGCTGAAGGACAAGGACCCGGGGGCCTTCCTGATCAGGGACAGTCATTCATTCCAAGGAGCTTATGGGCTAGCCCTCAAGGTGGCCACACCTCCACCCAGCGCCCAACCCTGGAAAG GAGACCCCTTGGAACAGCTGGTCCGCCACTTCCTTATTGAGACTGGGCCCAAAGGGGTGAAGATCAAGGGCTGTCCCAGTGAGCCCTACTTTG GCAGCCTGTCCGCCCTGGTCTCCCAGCACTCCATCTCCCCCatctccctgccctgctgcctgcGCATTCCCAGTAAAG ATCCTCTGGAAGAGACCCCAGAGGCTCCAGCGCCCACCAACATGAGCACAGCAGCAGACCTCCTGCGTCAGGGTGCCG CCTGCAGTGTGCTCTACCTGACCTCAGTGGAGACAGAGTCGCTCACAGGCCCCCAAGCTGTGGCCCGGGCCAGCTCTGCAGCTCTGAGCTGCAGCCCCCGCCCTACAGCAGCCATTGTCCACTTCAAGGTCTCAGCCCAGGGCATTACACTGACAGACAACCAAAGGAA GCTCTTCTTTCGCCGCCATTATCCAGTGAACAGCATCACCTTCTCCAGCACTGACCCTCAGGACCGGAG ATGGACCAACCCAGATGGGACCACCTCCAA GATCTTTGGTTTCGTGGCCAAGAAGCCAGGAAGCCCCTGGGAGAATGTGTGTCACCTCTTTGCAGAGCTTGACCCAGATCAGCCTGCAGGCGCTATTGTCACCTTCATCACTAAAGTTCTACTGGGccagagaaaatga
- the TNS2 gene encoding tensin-2 isoform X4, translating into MGSPQTMEDGVPPSVPRWATLCIVKPRKAEPHSFREKIFRKKPPVCAVCKVTIDGTGVSCRVCKVATHRKCEAKVTSSCQALPPAELRRNTAPVRRIEHLGSTKSLNHTKQRSSLPRSFSLDPLMERRWDLDLTYVTERILAAAFPARPDEQRHRGHLRELAHVLQSKHRDKYLLFNLSEKRHDLTRLNPKVQDFGWPELHAPPLDKLCSICKAMETWLSADPQHVVVLYCKGSKGKLGVIVSAYMHYSKISAGADQALATLTMRKFCEDKVATELQPSQRRYISYFSGLLSGSIRMNSSPLFLHYVLVPMLPAFEPGTGFQPFLKIYQSMQLVYTSGVYHIAGPGPPQLCISLEPALLLKGDVMVTCYHKGGRGTDRTLVFRVQFHTCTIHGPRLTFPKDQLDEAWTDERFPFQASVEFVFSSSPEKVKGNTPRNDPSVSVDYNTTEPAVRWDSYENFNQHHEDSVDGSLTHTRGPLDGSPYAQVQRAPRQTPPAPSPEPPPPPMLSVSSDSGHSSTLTTEPAAESPGRPPPTAAERQELDRLLGGCGVATAGRGAGRETAILDDEEQPPMGGGPHLGVYPGHRPGLSRHCSCRQGYREPCGVPNGGYYRPEGTLERRRLAYGGYEGPPQGYAEASVEKRRLCRSLSEGPYPYVPEPMGKPANGDLSYRSPGYREVVILEDPTLPALCSCPACEEKLALPTAALYGLRLEREAGEGWVSEAGKPLLHPVRPGHPLPLLVPAYGHHHAPMPEYSCLKPPKAGEEGHEGCSYTMCPEGRYGHPGYPALVTYGCGGAVPSYYPAYGRVPHSCGSPGEGRGYPSPGAHSPRAGSISPGSPPYPQSRKLSYEIPAEEGGSRYPLPGHLASAGPLASAESPEPVTWREGPSGHSTLPRSPREAQCSASSELSGSSTPLHTSSPVQGKESTRRQDTRSPTLAPTQRLGPGEALPPVSQGGPGKAPELPARSGPEPPASGPCSPTSPPSSPNDWPQERSPGGRSDSASPQGPVPATLPGLRHAPWQGPRGPPDSPDGSPLTPVPTQVPWLVASPEPPQSSPTPAFPLAVAYDTNGPTQPPLPEKRHLPGPGQQPGPWSPEPASPPARGISHHVTFAPLLPDNAPQPPEPPMQESQSNVKFVQDTSKFWYKPHLSRDQAIALLKDKDPGAFLIRDSHSFQGAYGLALKVATPPPSAQPWKGDPLEQLVRHFLIETGPKGVKIKGCPSEPYFGSLSALVSQHSISPISLPCCLRIPSKDPLEETPEAPAPTNMSTAADLLRQGAACSVLYLTSVETESLTGPQAVARASSAALSCSPRPTAAIVHFKVSAQGITLTDNQRKLFFRRHYPVNSITFSSTDPQDRRWTNPDGTTSKIFGFVAKKPGSPWENVCHLFAELDPDQPAGAIVTFITKVLLGQRK; encoded by the exons ATGGGGTCACCCCAGACCATGGAAGATGGGGTTCCACCTTCAGTGCCACGATGGGCTACCCTCTGCATAGTCAAG CCTAGGAAAGCTGAGCCACATAGCTTCCGGGAGAAGATTTTCCGGAAGAAACCTCCAGTCTGTGCAGTGTGTAAGGTGACCATCGATGGGACAGGTGTCTCGTGCAGAG TCTGCAAGGTGGCGACACACAGAAAATGTGAAGCAAAG GTGACTTCATCCTGTCAGGCTTTGCCACCGGCGGAGCTG CGGCGAAACACCGCCCCAGTCAGGCGCATAGAGCACCTG GGATCCACCAAATCTCTGAACCACACAAAGCAGCGAAGCTCTCTGCCCAG GAGCTTCAGCCTGGACCCGCTCATGGAGCGGCGCTGGGACTTGGACCTCACCTACGTGACTGAGCGCATCCTCGCCGCCGCCTTCCCTGCGCGGCCCGATGAACAGCGACACCGGGGCCACCTGCGGGAGCTGGCCCACGTGCTGCAATCCAAACACCGTGACAAGTACCTG CTCTTCAACCTTTCCGAGAAAAGGCATGACCTGACCCGCCTAAATCCCAAG GTCCAGGACTTTGGCTGGCCTGAGCTGCATGCCCCGCCCCTGGACAAGCTGTGCTCCATCTGCAAAGCCATGGAGACGTGGCTCAGTGCTGATCCGCAGCATGTGGTGGTACTATACTGCAAG GGAAGCAAGGGCAAGCTTGGTGTCATCGTTTCTGCCTACATGCACTACAGCAAGATCTCTGCAGG GGCAGACCAAGCACTGGCTACTCTTACCATGCGGAAATTCTGTGAGGACAAGGTGGCCACAGAACTGCAGCCCTCCCAGCGCCG ATACATCAGCTATTTCAGTGGGCTGCTCTCCGGCTCCATCAGGATGAACAGCAGCCCTCTCTTCCTGCACTACGTGCTTGTGCCCATGCTGCCGGCCTTTGAACCCGGCACAG gcTTCCAGCCCTTCCTCAAAATCTATCAGTCCATGCAGCTCGTCTACACGTCTGGAGTCTA CCACATTGCAGGCCCTGGTCCCCCGCAGCTCTGTATCAGCCTGGAGCCAGCACTCCTCCTCAAAGGCGACGTCATG GTCACATGCTATCACAAGGGTGGCCGTGGCACAGACCGGACTCTCGTGTTCCGAGTCCAGTTCCACACATGCACCATCCATGGACCACGGCTCACCTTCCCCAAGGACCAGCTGGACGAGGCATGGACTG ATGAGAGGTTCCCCTTCCAAGCCTCGGTGGAGTTTGTCTTCTCCTCTAGCCCTGAGAAGGTCAAAG GTAACACTCCACGGAATGACCCCTCGGTCTCTGTTGACTACAACACCACGGAGCCTGCCGTGCGCTGGGACTCCTACGAGAACTTCAACCAGCACCATGAGGACAGTGTGGACG GCTCCCTGACCCACACCCGGGGCCCCCTGGATGGCAGTCCCTATGCCCAGGTGCAGCGGGCCCCCCGCCAGACCCCACCGGCGCCCTCCCCggagccacccccaccccccatgctctctgtcagcagcgaCTCTGGCCACTCCTCCACACTGACCACTGAGCCGGCTGCTGAGTCTCCTGGCCGGCCACCCCCTACGGCTGCTGAGCGGCAGGAGCTAGATCGCCTCCTGGGAGGCTGTGGGGTGGCCACTGCCGGCCGGGGAGCTGGGCGAGAGACAGCCATCTTAGACGACGAAGAGCAGCCCCCCATGGGCGGAGGCCCCCACCTCGGAGTGTACCCAGGCCACAGGCCTGGCCTTAGCCGCCACTGCTCCTGCCGCCAGGGCTACCGGGAGCCTTGTGGGGTCCCCAATGGGGGCTACTACCGGCCAGAAGGAACCCTGGAAAGGCGACGGCTGGCCTATGGTGGCTATGAGGGGCCCCCCCAGGGCTATGCCGAGGCCTCCGTGGAGAAGAGGCGCCTCTGCAGATCTCTGTCCGAGGGGCCGTACCCTTACGTCCCCGAGCCAATGGGGAAACCAGCCAACGGGGACTTAAGCTACCGTTCCCCAGGCTACCGAGAGGTGGTCATCCTGGAGGACCCCACGCTGCCTGCCTTATGCTCATGCCCGGCCTGTGAGGAGAAGCTGGCGCTGCCCACGGCAGCCCTGTATGGACTGCGGCTGGAGAGGGAGGCTGGCGAGGGCTGGGTGAGCGAGGCGGGCAAGCCTCTCCTGCACCCAGTGCGGCCCGGGCACCCGCTGCCGCTGCTCGTGCCTGCCTATGGGCATCACCATGCCCCGATGCCTGAGTACAGCTGCCTGAAGCCACCCAAGGCAGGCGAGGAAGGGCACGAGGGCTGCTCCTACACCATGTGCCCCGAGGGCAGGTATGGGCATCCAGGCTACCCTGCCCTGGTGACATATGGCTGTGGAGGAGCAGTTCCCAGTTACTACCCAGCATATGGCCGAGTGCCTCACAGCTGCGGCTCTCCAGGCGAGGGCAGAGGGTATCCCAGCCCTGGTGCCCACTCCCCACGGGCTGGCTCCATTTCCCCGGGAAGCCCACCCTACCCGCAATCCAGGAAGCTGAGCTACGAGATCCCtgcggaggagggagggagcaggtaCCCTCTGCCTGGGCACCTGGCCTCAGCAGGACCGTTGGCCTCTGCAG AGTCACCTGAGCCAGTGACCTGGAGGGAGGGCCCCAGTGGGCACAGCACGCTGCCTCGGTCTCCCCGAGAAGCCCAGTGCAGTGCCTCTTCAGAGTTGTCTGGTTCCTCCACACCCCTGCACACCAGCAGCCCGGTCCAGGGCAAGGAGAG CACCAGACGACAGGACACCAGGTCCCCCACATTGGCACCCACTCAGAGACTGGGTCCTGGTGAGGCCTTGCCCCCTGTTTCCCAGGGAGGCCCTGGAAAGGCTCCTGAGCTACCAGCGAGAAGTGGGCCTGAGCCCCCAGCTTCCGGCCCCTGCTCCCCGACCTCCCCTCCCAGCTCACCCAATGACTGGCCTCAGGAACGGAGCCCAGGGGGCCGCTCAGACAGTGCCAGTCCCCAGGGCCCTGTGCCTGCCACTCTTCCTGGTCTCCGCCATGCCCCCTGGCAGGGCCCTCGAGGCCCCCCAGACAGCCCAGATGGGTCCCCCCTCACGCCTGTGCCTACCCAGGTGCCCTGGCTTGTGGCCAGCCCAGAGCCACCTCAGAGCTCACCAACACCCGCCTTCCCCCTGGCTGTGGCCTATGACACCAATGGCCCCACACAGCCTCCACTTCCTGAGAAACGCCACCTACCGGGGCCTGGGCAACAGCCAGGACCCTGGAGCCCAGAGCCGGCAtcaccaccagccagaggcatcagTCACCATGTCACCTTCGCACCTCTGCTCCCAGATAAtgctccccaacccccag AGCCTCCCATGCAAGAGAGCCAAAGCAATGTCAAGTTTGTCCAAGATACATCCAAGTTCTGGTACAAGCCACACTTGTCACGCGACCAAG CCATTGCCCTGCTGAAGGACAAGGACCCGGGGGCCTTCCTGATCAGGGACAGTCATTCATTCCAAGGAGCTTATGGGCTAGCCCTCAAGGTGGCCACACCTCCACCCAGCGCCCAACCCTGGAAAG GAGACCCCTTGGAACAGCTGGTCCGCCACTTCCTTATTGAGACTGGGCCCAAAGGGGTGAAGATCAAGGGCTGTCCCAGTGAGCCCTACTTTG GCAGCCTGTCCGCCCTGGTCTCCCAGCACTCCATCTCCCCCatctccctgccctgctgcctgcGCATTCCCAGTAAAG ATCCTCTGGAAGAGACCCCAGAGGCTCCAGCGCCCACCAACATGAGCACAGCAGCAGACCTCCTGCGTCAGGGTGCCG CCTGCAGTGTGCTCTACCTGACCTCAGTGGAGACAGAGTCGCTCACAGGCCCCCAAGCTGTGGCCCGGGCCAGCTCTGCAGCTCTGAGCTGCAGCCCCCGCCCTACAGCAGCCATTGTCCACTTCAAGGTCTCAGCCCAGGGCATTACACTGACAGACAACCAAAGGAA GCTCTTCTTTCGCCGCCATTATCCAGTGAACAGCATCACCTTCTCCAGCACTGACCCTCAGGACCGGAG ATGGACCAACCCAGATGGGACCACCTCCAA GATCTTTGGTTTCGTGGCCAAGAAGCCAGGAAGCCCCTGGGAGAATGTGTGTCACCTCTTTGCAGAGCTTGACCCAGATCAGCCTGCAGGCGCTATTGTCACCTTCATCACTAAAGTTCTACTGGGccagagaaaatga